The following nucleotide sequence is from Burkholderia gladioli.
CCGGTCTGGCGGCAGGTCGCGAACGGCGACCCGGTGCTGGTGATGTTCCGCGCGATGGACGCCTACATCTCGCCGAACTGGTACCCGAGCAAGCACGAGGCGCACCGGCAGGTGCCGACCTGGAACTACGCGGTCGCGCACGCGCACGGCCGGATCACGGTGCGCGACGACGAACGCTATGTGCGCGGCGTGGTGGCAAAGCTGACGCGCCGCCACGAGGCCACGCAGCCGGTGCCCTGGAAGATGGGCGATGCGCCGGCCGACTATCTCGACGAGATGCTGAAGGCCATCGTCGGCATCGAGATCGAGATCACGCGCTTCGAAGGCAAGCTCAAGCTGGGCC
It contains:
- a CDS encoding FMN-binding negative transcriptional regulator, which encodes MYLPDHFNEARPEVLHALIAAHPFGTLVTHGADGLDANHLPFELDPAAGGLGVLHAHVARANPVWRQVANGDPVLVMFRAMDAYISPNWYPSKHEAHRQVPTWNYAVAHAHGRITVRDDERYVRGVVAKLTRRHEATQPVPWKMGDAPADYLDEMLKAIVGIEIEITRFEGKLKLGQNKAARDVQGAAEGLRGQGRHDIAEAMLAGGLGEPKA